The sequence cctttagcggacatacacacacacatacacacacacatacatacactcagctttatatattagatgtctgtggaggctccaatcctggttttggctcacaatcactgatggaaatcactgaccaaaacactgacatgtgaatgaggctttaaaaaCACATACTTTCAGACAGGCTTATTTGTTCAGTAAACTGACTCTTCCCCTAGCAACCTCCTTCCTTTAACCCTGACAGTAATACCCAATGTAAAACAACCAACTTTACCTTTTGTGTTATCCCTATTTCATCATAGATtacaagctcttgcgagcagggccctctcttctattgttttagttttttaataCCCTCTAAGGCTACATAGACAcggccgttccgttttttgcggtccgcaaaccgtggatccgaaaaacacatatggtgtccgtgtgcgttacgcaatttgcgaaacggcacggacagcctttaatataactgcctattcttgtccgcaaagcgcggacaagaataggacacgttatatttttttgtggggccacggaacggagtgctttccgcatcttttgtggccccattgaagtgaatgggtccgcatctgagccgccaaaactgcagatcagatgcagaccaaaacaacggccgcgtgcatgaggcctaattctttGATGTCTTTTGATTTGTAGTACACaaaccctctgaattgtaaaatactgcagaatatggtggcgctatataaataaagattataatATAAGGTGGCCAAATGTTGCTGAGGAGCCCTCCTAGCCTTACATGTTATGGGCAGAAATCTTTTATGTCTTCACAATGGAAATCCATCTGCAGATTTTTGCTGTAGACCTGGGTCAAATGAGTGTAGAAAAGACATATTAGATGCATATTAAGGACCTACTGGCAACTGTGGTCAATAATTAACCATTTATTTTCAAGCAAACTTTATTACACAGTTTACAATATGGCTCTATGAAGACTTCATAGGTTTTGGCTTGTGTTGAAAGTCATTGAGAAGTGGATGCATTGAAGTCAAGGGGTAAGTGAACCAGACATGTGTTCAATGGTAGATGGGAATGCAACCCAATTTCAAACCTCATTAATGAACTTTACTATATTATCAACAGCCAACTTTCCGGACTTAAACGAGAGTTTTCCATTGTCGAAAAAGCTAATTATTCCATGAAAGCCATCTTTAAGATGCAACCATGTGACTGGGACTCCATTGTCCTCCAGGCGTTTCTTATAAAGTATTCCATCATCACGTAAGACATCAAACTCACATGTTAGTATGTATGCTTTAGGGAGAAGACGGAAGACAGAGTCTTCTGCTAGTAATGGAGAGAAATGAGTCTCAAATACTTGCTTGTGGGTTTCGTAGACATCATCAGTATGTGAGGCCATCACGTGAGGTTTATAACCCCTGACTTTGAACTCATCAGGAATATTATCAGGACCCAACCACTTCCTAAACTTCATCTTCAAGTCAACAGGAACATGGTCTCCATCTAGAACCTCTTCCATCATTTGCAGGTTGCCTTCGAGATAGTTCATCATGTAGAACACAGCTCGTTCTCTGTACAGAATGGGTACGGCGCTGTTCTGTGTATATGACGGCAGGTGGAAATCAACAGCTTGGACGGCTGGGTATATCAGCACCTGGGCAACAGGCTGAGGAATATCTGTCCTGTCCCCAAGGGCCTGACAAACTGCAGCTGTGAGATTACCCCCAGCGCTGTCTCCACTGATTATCACGGAGGATGGGTCTACACCGTATTCCTTAGCCACCTTCAGGAAATGGATTGTGGTATTCAGACAGTCATCGAATGCTGCAGGGTACCTGTGTTCCGGTGTCAGGCGGTACCTGGACAAATAAATATATGCACATAATATacattttacttaaaaaaaaaaatggaatagtgGCACCTCTGAAACAATTTGGGCATTGACACCCAGCATGCACCAGTTTATAGCAATGTGATTAATTATAGatacaataataaataatataggtATTGCTTCAAGGGGTTGTACACAATTAGAAGAACATGACCGCTTTCTTCCAGAAatagtgccacacctgtccatgggttgtgtcaggTATTGCAGTTTACTGAATGAGTTGCAAAACGACAAACAATCTGAGGGCTTGTTTGgtgctgtttttgaaagaaagcagccatgtttttctggtCCTATACAACTCCTAGTTGTTAAAAAATACCTTTCCCATTCATATGTTACATTATTCTTTTTATACCGTGCATTTATATACTTTAAAGGGACCTTACACACCAATTTAATTTTGCAATACAATCAGATGATTTAAGCACAAAATAAAATAGTTGTATGACTTTAAAAAGTCTGCTCACAGAAACATCAGCAGCCCCTTTTTTCCGTAGGCAGTGTGAGATACTGTagcacagggatggccaacctgcggcactccagctgttgcaaaactacaactcccagcatgcccagtctgcctacagctatcaacctacagcagggcatggtgggagttgtagttttacaacagctggagagccacaggttggccagccctgctgtaGCACAAcacatggggctgagctgcaatcccACACACGTCCAGTAGGCAGGAGTAGTGCTGTTTTAAATGGGAAGGGAGGAGACCCTTTTTCTAATCTAAGGGTCCTTTTAAATGGGAAAATGCATGCCTATAACAAGTGCTCAGGGGCTTTTTACACTGCCCAATGAACTTTATGGGGACAGACAATTTAGTTCCGTTCCCATGTAGTCTGCAAATGGCCACTAGGACATCTCCTGTTTTACCAACAGAGATTGCTGCAGACAACAATGATAAGTCGGCCGTGTAAAAATGCAATAGGCCAACAAAAAAAGAGTCTGCTGGTTGGTCAAATAATTGCTGCcatttttataaggaccaatgactgGCAATTATTAGCCTGTGTGAAAGTTCCCtttcataacccctttaagggtccattcacacgtccgcaatttcgttccgcatttttttCCGAACGGAATTGCgcacccattcaattctatggggcagcacgatgggtccgcattccattccgttcccgaaaaaaatagaacatgtcctattcttgtccgcaattgcggacaataacaggcatattctattagtgccgacaatgtgcggtccgcaaaatgcggaacgcacattgccactgtccgtgttttgtggatccgcggatccgcaaaacacgttgcatatgtgtgaatggaccctaaagggcatctgttaacagatttgtacctatgacactggctgacctgttacatgtgcgcttggcagctgaaggcatctgtgttggtcccatgttcatatgtgcccgattgctgagaaaaattatgttttactatatgcaaatgagctttgtTATCAGGGTGCAGTACAGAAAAGAGGCCTACAGTACATAACAGATCTGCCAGCGGGCCTCTTTCCTGTACTGCGCCTGTGCTGGATACTGAAACGCACGAGCACGAGCCTTTAGGAGAAATCGGGGCCAGgcgtgatcacgtttacactatcaatcaaagtgcagaaggtacggcagttgcagagagagcagagcctctaggtaacgcccccattgctcctagagggtcTTTTGAAtatcttaaaacataacttttctcagcaatgtggacacatatgaacatgagaccaacacagatgccttcagctgccaagcaaacATAAAACAGGTCAGGcagtttcacaggtacaaatctgccagCAGATGCCCTCCAAACACTTTGCATGACAAAGAATTTTATCTTTTGTTCTTTTTTCTACATTTACAACATGATAAAGCTAGGGAAAGATAACGGTACAATGGTCAAATGTCAGTGAAATGATAACACATAGTCAAGGACTTACCCAACTGAGACAACAACTGATTCTGTTCCTTTTGAGATGAAGCGGCATAAGCCATCATAGGAATCTGTGTAATAAGTGAACATAGAAAGATGATACGAATCAAGGTGGATTAAGGAATACTAGGCACCAGACGTTTCATCTAAgctccaaggctactttcacacctgcacttttcctttctgctattgagatccgtcataggatctcaacagcgggggaaaacgcttcccttttgtccacattcattgtcaatggggacaaaactgaacaaaacggaacggagcgcaccagaatgtattctgttctgtttcattgtgttcccatgacgcacacaaaagcgcaGCAAGCAGCGTTTCTTAGTGCGTCctgagatgcggagcaagactgatccgtcatgactcacaatgtaagtcaatggagacggatccgttttctctgacacaaaagaaaacggatccttcccccattgacttacaatggttttatagacggatccatcatggctattttagagataatacaaccggatccattcagaacggatgcagatggttgtattatcatgacggaagagtttttgctgattcatgacggatccaacaaaaaagcagatgtgaaagtagcctaggctgGATGTACAGTATGTCATAGCATTTTATATCTGCAACATATCCAGAATGAATTTCCTTACCAATACTGCCAAACATCCACCCTCCACCATGAAAGAACATGACTCCTTTTCTTCCACCAGAAGATGGCGATCTAGGCTGGTAAACTCTCACCGACACTCCTTCAAACTTCAGGTTTTTAATAAAGAGTTTTGGGTCTTCTCCTAACTTTCTGGCCATAAGATTATCTCTGACCAAACGTGTGAATTGAAGCTGACTGCATATGCACATGTTCTGCAGGATCTTCCCCTGTTTAAGAAGAAGACAAAAAGAAGATCGGGGGGAATTACAAATCGTAATTCCAAACTGAATGGCATAGGCCACTAGAAATATTGCTGTGCTGGGGTGTGCCCAACGCCTGTCTCTGCAGGATAGAGGAACTTGTTGTTCTGCCACGCATGATGCAATTGTTATAAATTTGTTCCTGTCTCTTTAaggtatgcttaaaggggttgtccaggattttcaaAAACATGGCtaccttcttccaaaaacagcaccatccCTGTCCATTAATTgtatctggtactgcagctcagctcctttgGAGTCAATAGGGCAGAGTtgcaataccgcacacaacctgACAACTAGACAAgtttggtgctgtttttggaataaagcagAAGTGCTTTCCAAACCTGGACACCATTGTTATCATGAAAATGCAGTTTAATCTACAGTTTAATCTGAAATGCCAAAAGTAATGCTTCTACAAAGAGCATGAATTTTATAGCCTCGTTTacatccccaaaaattattatttgaaGGCGCCATTAATTCTTTGGAGCTGTACATCAAGAGGGGGTTACACGTCATAATACAAATACAATAAGCAAGTACCTAATAACAAACTGGTAGGGAGGGAAAGAGGACTCTACCTGCaatagcttacaatctacaagtgaAGGAGGaagaacacagtaggtgagggtaagtGCTGCTCATCTGATTGTGTGGTGGCTTTCCTGAAGACTTGGGTTTACtggttacttttaaagttttttttggacGTTGGGGAGAGTCTGATGTGCTGGGGTAGCGATTTCCAGAGTATGGGAGAGGAACGTGAGAAATCGTGTAGTCGATTGTGTCAAGAGGATGAGAGGAGAATGGAGAAGTAGATCCTGTAAGGATCGGAGATTAAATCTGGGGATATATCTGGAAAGCAGATCAGAGATGTCCGGAGGGGACAGATGGTGGACGGTCTTATAAGTTGTTGTTATTGTTTtaaactgaatttgctgggcaatggggagccagtgaagggattggcagagcagAGCATTGGGGAGCAGCAGAGGAGAAACGAGGGGAAAGGTGGATTAaccaggcagcagagttgagaatagattggaggggaGCGAGAGTGCTGGATGGAAGGcctcagaggagaatgttgcagtaggctAGAAGGGAGATTACGAGGGTGTGCACTAACATTTTAATTGACTCAAGGGTGAGGAAGGAATGAATACGAGAGATGTTCTTGAATTGAAAGCGGCAGGTGGAGGTAAGGGTTTGGATGTATGTCTTGAAGGACAGGGCAGAAtcaaattttaaccccttagtgaccaagcatgtttgggccttaatgaccaagccagattttggaaatctgacatgtgtcactttagcagATAACTTCGTaaaggttttgcacatcaaagtaattcagacatagttttctcgtcacatatagtACTTTACTTAGGTGGAAAAATTTTACCGATAAAATATccgtatctttattaaaaaatgtaaaaatctatgaaaatttgtaaaaatttgcatattttcctattttcaactgcaatatttcataaacatacataaatactattcaatatttttatcagaaatatatttccacatctttactttattttggctgcacttacaaaaaacttgtactttttattttttaatttaggagacttaccattttaacataaattttaacatttttgaagtacatattttttcctgcaacaagccaagttttcagaggcttataagtgtcaaaata is a genomic window of Bufo bufo chromosome 1, aBufBuf1.1, whole genome shotgun sequence containing:
- the LOC120998329 gene encoding arylacetamide deacetylase-like 4 isoform X2, giving the protein MCICSQLQFTRLVRDNLMARKLGEDPKLFIKNLKFEGVSVRVYQPRSPSSGGRKGVMFFHGGGWMFGSIDSYDGLCRFISKGTESVVVSVGYRLTPEHRYPAAFDDCLNTTIHFLKVAKEYGVDPSSVIISGDSAGGNLTAAVCQALGDRTDIPQPVAQVLIYPAVQAVDFHLPSYTQNSAVPILYRERAVFYMMNYLEGNLQMMEEVLDGDHVPVDLKMKFRKWLGPDNIPDEFKVRGYKPHVMASHTDDVYETHKQVFETHFSPLLAEDSVFRLLPKAYILTCEFDVLRDDGILYKKRLEDNGVPVTWLHLKDGFHGIISFFDNGKLSFKSGKLAVDNIVKFINEV
- the LOC120998329 gene encoding arylacetamide deacetylase-like 4 isoform X1; the protein is MGIAVVLLVVFVAILIALSFLLVMGIIYFEFSNSNLPPGVADPVKLRIIHCITIGIAVVGKILQNMCICSQLQFTRLVRDNLMARKLGEDPKLFIKNLKFEGVSVRVYQPRSPSSGGRKGVMFFHGGGWMFGSIDSYDGLCRFISKGTESVVVSVGYRLTPEHRYPAAFDDCLNTTIHFLKVAKEYGVDPSSVIISGDSAGGNLTAAVCQALGDRTDIPQPVAQVLIYPAVQAVDFHLPSYTQNSAVPILYRERAVFYMMNYLEGNLQMMEEVLDGDHVPVDLKMKFRKWLGPDNIPDEFKVRGYKPHVMASHTDDVYETHKQVFETHFSPLLAEDSVFRLLPKAYILTCEFDVLRDDGILYKKRLEDNGVPVTWLHLKDGFHGIISFFDNGKLSFKSGKLAVDNIVKFINEV